A single genomic interval of uncultured Sunxiuqinia sp. harbors:
- the dapA gene encoding 4-hydroxy-tetrahydrodipicolinate synthase — translation MTHPFKGAGVALVTPFKEDNSIDFNALENIVEDQISNGMDYLVALGTTAETPTLSLKEQKEVVACIKAKNDKRVPLVLGLGGNDPYKIMLNIQATDFSDIDGILSVTPYYNKPSQEGLIEHYKLVCKTSPVPVILYNVPSRTGVNMKAKTSIQVAKECPNAIAIKEASGISSQVARMVKHGPEGFAVISGDDVLALPIISVGGIGVISVTANVLPSKLSQLIHFANEGKFTEARELHLQMIDFFKLLFREGNPGGIKAAMEIAGKAKNIVRLPSYPISQKLYTEIEAELKTLL, via the coding sequence ATGACACACCCGTTTAAAGGAGCCGGAGTTGCTTTAGTAACTCCATTTAAGGAAGATAATTCAATTGATTTTAATGCCCTGGAAAACATTGTTGAAGATCAAATCAGCAACGGTATGGATTACTTGGTTGCTCTCGGAACAACTGCCGAAACACCAACTTTGTCTTTGAAAGAGCAGAAGGAAGTGGTTGCATGCATTAAAGCCAAAAACGACAAACGGGTTCCACTTGTTTTAGGTTTGGGGGGTAACGACCCATACAAAATAATGCTTAACATTCAAGCGACTGATTTTTCAGATATTGACGGCATTTTAAGTGTTACGCCATATTACAACAAACCTTCGCAGGAAGGCTTAATTGAACACTACAAATTAGTTTGCAAAACCAGCCCAGTACCCGTTATACTGTACAACGTACCTTCACGTACAGGTGTTAATATGAAGGCGAAAACCTCCATCCAGGTTGCCAAAGAATGTCCAAATGCGATTGCCATAAAAGAAGCATCAGGTATTTCCTCTCAGGTTGCACGAATGGTGAAACACGGTCCGGAAGGATTCGCGGTTATCTCCGGAGACGACGTGCTGGCATTACCGATCATTTCTGTTGGTGGTATTGGTGTGATTTCGGTTACAGCCAATGTTTTACCAAGCAAATTAAGCCAATTGATTCATTTTGCAAATGAAGGTAAATTTACCGAGGCCCGGGAGCTTCATCTGCAGATGATCGACTTTTTCAAGCTGTTGTTCCGTGAAGGAAATCCCGGAGGAATAAAAGCAGCGATGGAAATAGCAGGCAAAGCTAAAAACATTGTTCGCCTGCCAAGTTATCCAATCAGCCAAAAATTATATACTGAAATTGAAGCTGAACTGAAAACATTGCTTTAA
- the nspC gene encoding carboxynorspermidine decarboxylase, which translates to MIDLNAIPSPCFVLEEKLLRKNLELIRSVAEDSEVEIIVAFKGFAMWSAFPIVREYFKGATASSLSEAKLCHEEMKSLAHTYAPAYESSEFTEIMEHSSHITFNSLSQFERFAPQVKRSERRISVGLRINPEYSEVETELYNPCAPGSRLGVVAEQLPIQLPKEIEGLHFHTLCESDSEDLAKTLAAVEEKFHRYLPHLKWLNMGGGHLMTRKGYDVKRLIKLLKNFKVKYPQLHIIMEPGSAFAWETGFLRAKVLDLVENKGIKTAMLNVSFAAHMPDCLEMPYQPRIRNASLTPIAGKPTYRMGGNSCLSGDYIGYWSFDEELKIGDSIIFEDMIHYTMVKTTFFNGVKHPSIGIIRADGEFEYIRQFGYEDYKNKLS; encoded by the coding sequence ATGATTGATTTAAACGCGATACCTTCACCCTGCTTTGTATTGGAAGAAAAATTACTTCGTAAAAACCTTGAATTAATTCGTTCAGTTGCTGAAGATTCTGAAGTAGAGATCATTGTGGCATTCAAAGGATTTGCCATGTGGAGTGCTTTCCCAATCGTTCGGGAATATTTTAAAGGAGCCACGGCCAGCTCGTTGAGCGAAGCAAAACTCTGCCACGAAGAAATGAAAAGCTTAGCCCACACCTATGCCCCAGCATACGAATCCAGCGAGTTTACTGAGATCATGGAGCATTCAAGTCATATTACCTTCAACTCACTTAGCCAATTTGAGCGATTTGCACCGCAAGTAAAACGATCAGAACGCCGAATATCAGTGGGGCTCCGAATTAATCCGGAGTATTCCGAAGTTGAAACCGAATTATACAACCCATGTGCTCCGGGTTCTCGCTTAGGTGTAGTTGCCGAACAACTTCCAATTCAACTACCCAAGGAGATTGAGGGATTACACTTTCATACGCTTTGTGAGTCGGACTCCGAAGATTTAGCTAAAACACTGGCAGCTGTCGAAGAAAAATTTCATCGCTATTTGCCTCATTTAAAATGGCTCAACATGGGAGGTGGTCATTTGATGACTAGAAAGGGTTACGACGTTAAACGCTTGATTAAGCTATTGAAAAATTTCAAAGTAAAATACCCTCAATTGCACATCATCATGGAGCCGGGCAGTGCTTTTGCCTGGGAAACCGGTTTTTTAAGAGCCAAAGTATTGGACCTGGTTGAAAATAAAGGAATTAAGACAGCGATGCTCAATGTATCGTTTGCTGCACACATGCCCGACTGCCTTGAAATGCCATACCAACCACGAATCCGGAATGCAAGTTTAACACCAATTGCCGGAAAGCCAACCTATCGGATGGGAGGAAACAGCTGCCTGAGCGGCGATTATATTGGCTATTGGTCGTTTGACGAAGAACTCAAAATTGGCGACTCCATCATTTTTGAAGACATGATTCACTACACAATGGTGAAAACAACCTTCTTTAATGGTGTAAAACACCCATCAATTGGGATTATCCGGGCAGATGGAGAGTTTGAATATATTCGCCAGTTTGGGTACGAAGATTATAAAAATAAATTGAGCTAA
- a CDS encoding ATP-binding cassette domain-containing protein: protein MITVSNLGIQFGKRVLFQDVNLKFTGGNCYGIIGANGAGKSTFLKMLYGEQDPTFGNVSIGAGERLSVLSQDHQKFDEIPVLDTVMMGHEQLWKIKVEKDQLYMKEDFSEADGIKASELEDQFAEMDGWNSESDAASLLSGLGIVEDLHYKTMKDLSGKEKVKVLLAQALFGKPDNLLLDEPTNDLDLDTVSWLENYLSNIDQTVLVVSHDRHFLDAICTHTVDIDFGKVQLFAGNYSFWYESSQLALRQQAAQNKKAEEKKKELQEFIARFSANVAKSKQTTSRKKMLEKLNVDEIKPSTRKYPGIIFTPEREPGNSVLEVHNLRKTVAGDLLFKDVSFTIEKDDKIVFLSRDPRAMTALFEVLNGNDQPDSGTIDWGVTITKAYLPLDNAKFFDRDLSLVDWLAQYSSDTSEQFLRGYLGKMLFSGEEIFKNTKVLSGGEKMRCMIARMMLANANLMMLDTPTNHLDLESIQAFNNRLTQFKGNILMSSHDHEFIHTVCNRIIELTPNGTIDKQMEYDDYISSDEIREQRNRMYKK, encoded by the coding sequence ATGATTACAGTATCGAATTTAGGAATACAGTTTGGGAAAAGAGTATTGTTTCAGGATGTTAACCTGAAATTTACAGGAGGTAACTGCTACGGAATTATTGGAGCTAACGGAGCCGGAAAATCTACATTTTTAAAAATGTTGTATGGCGAGCAAGATCCAACTTTTGGAAATGTAAGCATTGGGGCTGGAGAGCGGCTTTCCGTGTTGAGTCAGGATCACCAGAAGTTTGATGAAATTCCTGTTCTAGATACCGTGATGATGGGGCATGAGCAACTCTGGAAGATTAAGGTTGAAAAGGATCAACTGTATATGAAAGAAGATTTTTCGGAGGCTGATGGAATTAAAGCTTCGGAGCTTGAAGACCAGTTTGCCGAAATGGATGGCTGGAATTCAGAAAGTGATGCTGCCAGTTTGCTTAGTGGATTGGGAATCGTTGAAGATCTTCATTACAAAACAATGAAAGACCTGAGTGGAAAGGAGAAAGTAAAGGTGTTACTGGCACAAGCTTTATTTGGCAAACCTGACAATCTGTTACTGGATGAGCCAACCAATGATTTGGATTTAGATACCGTGAGCTGGTTGGAAAACTACTTGTCGAACATTGATCAAACGGTTTTGGTTGTTTCTCACGACAGGCACTTTTTAGATGCTATTTGCACACATACAGTAGATATTGATTTTGGTAAAGTACAGTTGTTTGCCGGTAACTATAGCTTTTGGTACGAATCGAGCCAGCTGGCATTGAGACAACAAGCTGCTCAGAATAAAAAAGCTGAGGAAAAGAAAAAGGAATTACAGGAATTTATTGCACGTTTTTCTGCCAATGTGGCGAAGTCAAAACAAACGACCAGCCGAAAGAAGATGTTAGAAAAGCTGAATGTTGATGAGATTAAACCATCAACGAGAAAATACCCTGGAATTATTTTTACTCCTGAGCGGGAACCAGGGAATTCAGTGTTAGAAGTACATAATCTGAGGAAAACGGTTGCCGGTGACCTGCTTTTCAAAGATGTTAGTTTTACTATAGAGAAAGATGACAAAATTGTTTTTCTATCACGTGATCCTCGTGCCATGACTGCTTTGTTCGAAGTTTTGAATGGTAATGATCAGCCAGATAGCGGCACTATTGACTGGGGAGTTACAATAACCAAAGCTTACCTGCCCCTGGATAATGCCAAATTTTTTGATAGAGATTTGTCGCTGGTTGATTGGCTTGCTCAATATAGTTCAGACACCAGTGAGCAGTTTCTGCGTGGCTACCTGGGAAAAATGTTATTCTCAGGCGAAGAGATCTTTAAAAATACAAAGGTATTATCGGGAGGAGAGAAGATGCGTTGTATGATTGCCCGAATGATGCTGGCTAACGCTAACCTGATGATGCTGGACACACCAACCAACCACTTGGATTTGGAATCAATCCAGGCCTTTAATAACCGCCTGACGCAGTTTAAAGGTAATATCTTGATGTCATCGCATGACCATGAGTTTATTCATACGGTTTGTAACCGGATTATTGAATTGACTCCGAATGGAACGATCGATAAACAAATGGAATATGACGATTACATCAGTAGTGATGAAATTCGCGAACAACGTAATCGAATGTATAAAAAATAA
- a CDS encoding aldo/keto reductase — MIYRQLADSDLKLSAITFGAWAAGGWMWGRTDRNEAVKAIKAAYDAGVTSIDTAPIYGQGTSEEIVGEAIQKIPRDKVQILTKFGLRWDWDKGDFYFKSKDNNGNPIDIYKYAGKESIIKECEESLTRLNTDYIDLYQIHWPDSTTPMEETFEAVNKLVEQGKVRHVGVCNYDVGLMAEAEKITKLVSNQIPFSMVNRDIEEETVPYCKNHGKSVLAYSPLERGLLTGKMKPGQQFSKGDHRAENPSFTDESIKKTNDFLETIRPIANERGVTLAQLVLRWTLERDGITIALAGARYEDQAVQNALAATFDLTSEELKFINDEVAQL; from the coding sequence CATGGGCTGCCGGTGGATGGATGTGGGGGCGAACCGATCGAAACGAGGCTGTAAAAGCCATTAAAGCAGCTTATGATGCCGGTGTTACCTCCATTGATACTGCACCAATTTACGGACAAGGAACCAGTGAGGAGATTGTTGGTGAAGCGATTCAGAAAATTCCCCGGGATAAAGTTCAGATTTTAACCAAATTTGGATTGCGCTGGGATTGGGATAAAGGAGACTTTTATTTCAAGAGTAAAGACAATAACGGGAATCCGATTGATATATATAAATACGCTGGAAAGGAAAGTATTATTAAAGAGTGCGAAGAAAGTCTGACGCGTCTGAATACGGATTATATCGATCTGTACCAAATTCATTGGCCTGATTCGACCACACCTATGGAGGAGACCTTTGAAGCGGTTAACAAGTTGGTGGAGCAAGGTAAAGTGCGTCATGTTGGCGTGTGTAATTATGATGTCGGTTTGATGGCTGAAGCCGAAAAAATAACGAAACTGGTCTCAAATCAAATTCCATTTAGCATGGTTAACCGTGATATTGAAGAGGAAACAGTTCCTTATTGCAAAAATCATGGAAAGTCGGTGTTAGCCTACAGTCCATTGGAGCGTGGCTTATTAACCGGAAAGATGAAGCCGGGACAACAGTTTTCAAAGGGTGATCATCGGGCAGAAAATCCGTCTTTTACTGATGAAAGTATTAAAAAGACCAACGATTTTTTGGAGACCATCAGGCCCATTGCGAATGAACGTGGAGTGACCTTGGCTCAATTAGTCCTTCGTTGGACCCTTGAGCGAGATGGAATAACAATTGCTTTGGCTGGAGCGCGATATGAAGACCAAGCAGTACAAAATGCACTGGCTGCAACATTTGATCTGACCAGCGAAGAGTTGAAGTTTATTAACGATGAGGTTGCCCAATTATGA